Proteins from one Streptomyces roseifaciens genomic window:
- a CDS encoding MFS transporter: protein MKQPKQKLGRRFWLLFSGEAASAVGTAASVIALPMVAYQVSGDVRHAGFTSTALSLGIVVARLPAGVLADRYERRTLLLLGNAVGALVLGTLAVLRAAGSVHPGALLAAAFLLGAVGSTLAPVENVAVRTFVRADLLPRALALIQSRAALALIVGPLVAGVLLKANAAWVFAADALTYLTAACCAFLLPAKAGPTGGQQPALRAVTEGLRFLWRSPFLRYGALNATVLNLVFNGLLIVVIASCDRTGAGSVAVGVQTACFGAGAVAGSLIAAPVARRLPAGRGIALATAVIALALLGFATVRSTWGAALMLAIATAGGPVITVVLSSMQMRITPPQLQGRVHSASGFLSQAVAPLGPTLAGASAHAFGLGPTVTAAAALVVLLAVVGWFTTARRTVAAEAQQSLDAQVATDAQEARVGEVPPVEAPTVEASRG from the coding sequence GTGAAGCAGCCGAAGCAGAAGCTGGGCAGGCGGTTCTGGCTGCTGTTCAGCGGGGAGGCCGCCTCCGCCGTGGGCACGGCGGCCTCGGTCATCGCCCTGCCCATGGTCGCCTACCAGGTGAGCGGCGACGTCCGGCACGCCGGATTCACCAGTACCGCGCTGTCCCTGGGGATCGTGGTGGCCCGGCTGCCCGCCGGGGTGCTCGCCGACCGCTACGAACGCCGGACGCTCCTCCTCCTGGGCAACGCCGTCGGCGCCCTGGTGCTCGGCACCCTGGCCGTGCTCCGTGCGGCGGGCTCCGTCCACCCGGGCGCCCTCCTGGCCGCCGCCTTCCTCCTCGGCGCCGTGGGCAGCACCCTGGCCCCCGTCGAGAACGTGGCCGTGCGCACCTTCGTCCGGGCCGACCTGCTCCCCCGCGCCCTGGCCCTGATCCAGAGCCGTGCCGCACTCGCACTGATCGTCGGCCCTCTCGTGGCAGGCGTGCTGCTCAAGGCCAACGCCGCCTGGGTCTTCGCCGCCGACGCCCTGACCTATCTCACCGCGGCCTGCTGCGCCTTCCTCCTCCCCGCCAAAGCGGGCCCCACCGGGGGGCAGCAGCCGGCGCTGCGGGCCGTCACCGAAGGCCTGCGCTTCCTGTGGCGGTCCCCCTTCCTGCGCTACGGCGCGCTCAACGCCACCGTCCTCAACCTCGTCTTCAACGGCCTGCTGATCGTCGTCATCGCCTCCTGCGACAGGACCGGCGCGGGCTCGGTGGCCGTGGGCGTGCAGACCGCCTGCTTCGGTGCGGGCGCGGTGGCCGGATCCCTGATCGCCGCCCCGGTGGCGCGCAGACTCCCCGCAGGCCGGGGCATCGCCCTGGCCACCGCCGTCATCGCCCTCGCGCTGCTCGGCTTCGCCACGGTCCGCAGTACGTGGGGCGCGGCCCTCATGCTGGCGATCGCCACCGCCGGCGGCCCCGTGATCACGGTGGTGCTCTCCTCGATGCAGATGCGCATCACGCCGCCGCAGCTGCAGGGGCGCGTCCACAGTGCCAGCGGCTTCCTCTCCCAGGCCGTCGCCCCGCTCGGGCCCACGCTCGCCGGAGCGAGCGCACACGCCTTCGGCCTGGGGCCGACGGTCACGGCGGCGGCCGCCCTGGTCGTCCTCCTGGCCGTGGTGGGCTGGTTCACCACCGCCCGCCGTACGGTGGCGGCGGAGGCGCAGCAGTCCCTGGACGCGCAGGTGGCCACGGACGCACAGGAGGCCCGCGTCGGAGAGGTGCCGCCGGTGGAGGCTCCAACGGTGGAGGCGAGCCGTGGCTGA
- a CDS encoding FtsX-like permease family protein yields the protein MRRLFLAEARAYPGRLAGAAMACAMTAAGVGACTLLLIGAGRADFPARSVAATQAQDARNLLSLLLSILLMCAVLVIGSTVSLWTGQRLGQFAVLRALGVTAGRLRRLVAGDVARLAIAAAAVGALGMLPLAHAGRRLLVNRELFPEAASLPSTGQVWGTALGVCIATGAVAVLAAMASVFAAGRVGPGALLKDTEGALASRRSRARLLTGLTMAVMLCVPLLYVMAFTQLPSTVRAAVAPGLALVLIPTLAVLAPWIVPLLTRPVCAVLRIADRRVGRIAAAGLRAAPARTTAMAVPVLLAVGIAVCLLGTGATMGEAVARQTGDGLRADGVVTARPGHRLPAQPAASSGGPGALSGVTATVLVSTRITAPPTSFDDQPSPVDAWGADGSALVQSLDLKEREGRLSALREGTFAAGVGQAEAHHWRLGQKVRLALADGSRPELTLVAVYERDLAFPAFVIARTTALQHTREPYADRILLSGAYRSWSKETGQTVASRAQYLDDLKPRNPADDLASRLIVSVVSGYALLAAANTASLAQRDRRAQRAHLRALGLSRGQLLRCVLYEAFGAAAVGAALAAATAVACLVPFAASLGTGALPALDVPWTAAVLAAAALAVALPSVMTAHPMSTVRQQFARRAA from the coding sequence ATGCGCCGCCTCTTCCTCGCCGAAGCGCGCGCCTACCCCGGCCGCCTGGCCGGAGCCGCGATGGCCTGTGCCATGACGGCGGCGGGAGTGGGCGCCTGCACGCTGCTCCTGATCGGTGCTGGCCGCGCGGACTTCCCCGCCCGCTCCGTGGCGGCGACCCAGGCCCAGGACGCCCGCAACCTGCTCTCGCTGCTGTTGTCCATTCTGCTGATGTGCGCCGTGCTGGTGATCGGCTCGACCGTGTCGCTGTGGACGGGGCAGCGGCTCGGGCAGTTCGCCGTACTGCGCGCGCTCGGCGTCACGGCCGGGCGGCTGCGGCGCCTGGTCGCCGGCGACGTGGCCCGGCTCGCGATCGCCGCGGCCGCCGTGGGAGCCCTGGGCATGCTGCCCCTGGCGCACGCGGGGCGACGCCTCCTGGTGAACCGCGAGCTCTTCCCCGAAGCTGCCTCCCTGCCCTCCACGGGCCAGGTCTGGGGCACGGCCTTGGGCGTGTGCATCGCCACCGGGGCGGTGGCCGTCCTGGCCGCGATGGCCAGCGTCTTCGCCGCCGGGCGCGTCGGTCCCGGCGCGCTCCTGAAGGACACGGAAGGGGCCCTGGCTTCCCGCCGCAGCCGGGCGCGGCTGCTGACCGGCCTGACCATGGCCGTGATGCTGTGCGTTCCGCTGCTGTACGTCATGGCCTTCACGCAACTCCCCTCGACGGTGCGGGCTGCCGTCGCCCCCGGCCTCGCCCTGGTGCTCATCCCCACGCTCGCCGTCCTCGCGCCGTGGATCGTGCCCCTGCTGACCCGGCCGGTGTGCGCCGTCCTGCGGATCGCGGACCGGCGGGTGGGACGTATCGCCGCCGCCGGGCTGCGGGCGGCTCCCGCGCGGACGACGGCGATGGCGGTGCCCGTCCTGCTCGCGGTGGGGATCGCCGTCTGTCTGCTGGGCACCGGCGCCACCATGGGGGAGGCCGTCGCGCGCCAGACGGGCGACGGGCTGCGCGCCGACGGCGTGGTCACCGCCCGCCCCGGGCACCGCCTTCCCGCGCAGCCCGCCGCGTCCTCCGGCGGGCCCGGAGCGCTCTCCGGCGTCACCGCCACGGTGCTGGTGTCCACGCGGATCACCGCGCCTCCCACGTCCTTCGACGACCAGCCCTCTCCCGTGGACGCCTGGGGGGCCGACGGTTCCGCGCTCGTGCAGTCCCTGGACCTCAAGGAACGCGAAGGCCGGCTGTCGGCGCTGCGGGAGGGGACGTTCGCCGCCGGCGTCGGCCAGGCGGAGGCCCATCACTGGCGGCTCGGCCAGAAGGTCCGGCTCGCCCTGGCGGACGGGTCCCGCCCCGAGCTGACCCTCGTCGCCGTCTACGAACGCGACCTCGCCTTCCCGGCGTTCGTCATCGCCCGCACCACGGCCCTGCAGCACACCCGGGAACCGTACGCCGACCGGATCCTGCTCAGCGGTGCGTACCGCTCCTGGTCGAAGGAGACCGGTCAGACCGTCGCCTCCCGCGCGCAGTACCTCGACGACCTGAAGCCCCGCAACCCCGCCGACGACCTCGCCTCGCGCCTGATCGTCTCCGTCGTCAGCGGCTACGCGCTGCTGGCCGCGGCCAACACCGCCTCCCTGGCCCAGCGCGACCGCCGCGCCCAGCGCGCCCACCTGCGCGCCCTCGGGCTGAGCAGAGGCCAGCTGCTGCGCTGCGTGCTCTACGAAGCGTTCGGCGCGGCCGCCGTCGGGGCGGCGCTGGCGGCCGCCACGGCAGTCGCCTGCCTGGTCCCCTTCGCCGCGTCCCTGGGCACCGGGGCGCTGCCCGCCCTGGACGTGCCGTGGACCGCCGCGGTCCTGGCCGCCGCCGCCCTGGCGGTCGCCCTGCCCTCGGTGATGACCGCCCACCCGATGTCCACCGTCCGGCAACAGTTCGCAAGGAGGGCGGCGTGA
- a CDS encoding class III lanthipeptide codes for MLNVLALQELDEETVLDAPLSSVSVVVCH; via the coding sequence ATGCTGAACGTTCTCGCCCTGCAGGAGCTCGACGAGGAGACTGTCCTCGACGCTCCTCTGAGCTCCGTCAGCGTCGTCGTGTGCCACTGA
- a CDS encoding class III lanthipeptide, with protein MQNILALQELDEETIVDAPISTISLGGCH; from the coding sequence ATGCAGAACATTCTGGCCCTGCAGGAGCTCGACGAGGAGACGATCGTCGACGCCCCCATCAGCACCATCAGCCTCGGCGGCTGCCACTGA
- a CDS encoding class III lanthipeptide, with translation MLNILALQELDEETVLDAPLSSVSVVVCH, from the coding sequence ATGCTGAACATTCTCGCCCTGCAGGAGCTCGACGAGGAGACCGTCCTCGACGCTCCCCTGAGCTCGGTCAGCGTCGTCGTGTGCCACTGA
- the lanKC gene encoding class III lanthionine synthetase LanKC, with protein sequence MDPRYETYTIADSTWYEPLDRCQDSDSLVSLSVRELPEGWRREHQGVWQFLTPGDAAKLPEQGWKIHVSATPGAAEETIEAAWNVCRRLGLPWKFLRSRQIVAAMNTKYAHRAASGKTVTVYPRTTDELRTALEELETAMRGRPGPYVLSDRRWNDGPVSVRYGAFTLMWCELADGTRVPAMRTPQGQLVPDPRRPVFTVPPWADVPDFLAEQPAADGAPASLGGYEVRKALHFSNGGGVYLAADGHGGQVVLKEARPHAGLDANGLDAVARLRTEDAVLGRLGHLPFVPRRYGSFTAWEHHYLAMEYVEGETVSAWLGREHPLTRHRPAAAARSRFAASVVERMEQVAGCVRALHEAGVAFGDLHHRNILIRPDGTVALVDFELAAPLDSVRSAALGAPGFADPALTDPREADLFALGCCQLAALVPLTVLTLRNPRVVASLIGLARASFPSLPAEFVRQMTELLALSPTLRPHLPPPGTPAGTPAGAPGGIPTDPPTLTAPTAPTAETLLQGISRSADPGRKDRRYPCDVAGYRPGASMGLAYGTPGVLWARHAAGSTVSGEDVEWLANTALRAPLDAPPGLYDGLAGAAWILHRLGHPQGANLVDRLLAGPLPASPGLFGGLSGIAHLFLDVGLKDEALALALRVRERVGVKGLLDRPGLMYGWSGPAVLLARCAEVTGDLQWAAAAERAVRCDLVHARDVDGMLQMHSSSRLLPYLAEGSAGVAMAALALPPPQAAAVGADGIVAGAARAGAVEVVLQGGLFNGRSGLAYLLSHAPARTGRWRAELDSHLRALSLHLAPYEDAHVLHGDQLVRLSADLATGSAGAVIALVAAQNPGSRLLPGAHPTCGWPPAGSDAPDHPAPQA encoded by the coding sequence ATGGATCCGAGGTACGAGACGTACACCATCGCAGATTCCACGTGGTACGAGCCGCTGGACCGCTGCCAGGATTCGGATTCCCTGGTCTCCCTCTCCGTGCGGGAACTCCCGGAGGGATGGCGGCGGGAACACCAGGGCGTATGGCAATTCCTGACGCCCGGTGACGCCGCGAAGCTGCCGGAGCAGGGCTGGAAGATCCACGTGAGTGCGACGCCCGGAGCCGCCGAGGAGACGATAGAGGCAGCCTGGAACGTCTGCCGGCGGCTGGGGCTGCCGTGGAAGTTCCTGCGCAGCCGGCAGATCGTCGCCGCGATGAACACCAAGTACGCCCACCGGGCCGCAAGCGGCAAGACCGTGACCGTCTACCCCCGGACCACGGACGAACTGCGCACGGCTTTGGAGGAGCTCGAGACGGCGATGCGCGGACGGCCCGGGCCCTACGTACTGTCCGACCGGCGCTGGAACGACGGCCCGGTATCGGTCCGCTACGGAGCCTTCACGCTGATGTGGTGCGAACTCGCCGACGGCACACGGGTCCCCGCGATGCGCACCCCGCAGGGGCAGCTCGTGCCCGACCCCCGCCGCCCGGTCTTCACCGTCCCTCCGTGGGCAGACGTCCCGGACTTCCTCGCGGAGCAGCCGGCGGCCGACGGCGCGCCGGCCTCACTCGGCGGCTACGAGGTCCGCAAAGCACTCCACTTCTCCAACGGCGGGGGCGTGTACCTCGCGGCCGACGGCCACGGCGGACAAGTCGTCCTCAAGGAGGCCCGGCCGCACGCCGGCCTCGACGCCAACGGCCTGGACGCGGTCGCGAGACTGCGCACCGAGGACGCGGTCCTCGGCAGACTCGGGCACCTGCCGTTCGTCCCGCGGCGGTACGGCTCCTTCACGGCCTGGGAACACCACTACCTCGCCATGGAGTACGTCGAAGGGGAGACCGTCAGCGCCTGGCTGGGGCGCGAGCACCCGCTCACCCGCCACCGGCCCGCCGCGGCGGCCCGTAGCCGCTTCGCCGCCTCCGTCGTCGAGCGGATGGAACAGGTCGCGGGATGCGTACGGGCGCTGCACGAGGCCGGAGTGGCCTTCGGCGACCTCCACCACCGCAACATCCTGATCCGGCCCGACGGCACCGTGGCGCTCGTGGACTTCGAGCTCGCCGCCCCGCTCGACTCGGTCCGCAGTGCGGCGCTGGGGGCGCCCGGCTTCGCCGACCCCGCCCTGACCGATCCACGCGAGGCGGACCTGTTCGCCCTGGGCTGCTGCCAGCTCGCCGCCCTCGTCCCCCTCACCGTGCTGACCTTGCGCAACCCTCGCGTCGTGGCCTCACTGATCGGACTGGCCCGTGCGTCCTTCCCCTCCCTGCCGGCGGAGTTCGTCCGGCAGATGACCGAACTCCTGGCGCTGTCGCCCACGCTGCGCCCCCACTTGCCACCTCCCGGAACGCCTGCAGGAACACCCGCAGGAGCACCCGGCGGCATCCCCACCGACCCACCGACGCTGACCGCACCGACCGCACCGACCGCGGAAACGTTGCTGCAAGGCATCTCCCGCTCCGCCGACCCCGGCCGTAAGGACCGGCGCTACCCCTGCGACGTGGCCGGGTACCGTCCGGGCGCCTCAATGGGGCTCGCGTACGGCACGCCGGGCGTGCTGTGGGCACGGCATGCCGCCGGGAGCACGGTCTCCGGGGAGGACGTGGAATGGCTGGCCAATACCGCGCTCCGGGCTCCCCTGGATGCGCCGCCCGGTCTCTACGACGGGCTGGCAGGTGCCGCGTGGATCCTGCACCGGCTCGGGCACCCGCAGGGCGCGAACCTGGTCGACCGCCTCCTGGCCGGTCCCCTGCCCGCCTCACCGGGCCTCTTCGGCGGACTGTCCGGAATCGCTCACCTCTTCCTGGACGTCGGGCTGAAGGACGAAGCACTCGCCCTCGCCCTGCGGGTACGTGAACGGGTGGGGGTCAAGGGACTGCTGGACCGGCCGGGGCTGATGTACGGCTGGTCGGGGCCGGCGGTGCTGTTGGCCCGCTGCGCGGAAGTGACCGGAGACCTGCAATGGGCGGCGGCGGCCGAACGCGCCGTACGCTGCGACCTGGTGCACGCCCGTGACGTGGACGGCATGCTGCAGATGCACAGTTCGAGCCGGCTGCTGCCCTACCTGGCGGAAGGCTCCGCCGGCGTCGCGATGGCCGCCCTCGCGCTTCCCCCGCCCCAGGCGGCCGCGGTCGGTGCCGACGGCATCGTGGCCGGCGCCGCCCGGGCCGGCGCGGTGGAAGTCGTCCTGCAGGGCGGGCTGTTCAACGGCCGCTCCGGGCTGGCGTACCTGCTCTCCCACGCCCCGGCCCGTACGGGGCGGTGGCGAGCAGAGCTGGACAGCCATCTGCGCGCCCTTTCCCTGCACTTGGCGCCGTACGAGGACGCTCACGTCCTGCACGGCGACCAGCTGGTCCGTCTCTCGGCGGACCTGGCGACCGGCTCCGCCGGCGCGGTGATCGCGCTCGTCGCCGCCCAGAACCCCGGCAGCCGTCTGCTCCCCGGCGCCCACCCCACCTGCGGGTGGCCGCCCGCCGGGAGCGACGCTCCGGACCACCCGGCCCCACAAGCCTGA
- a CDS encoding ArsR/SmtB family transcription factor, with protein sequence MSVHSAVQDFQQMAVAPHWGRIRAYLGEVRDTLRDIMCRDGVEVLLDSLGPGIRWNAPALEIAGVRSGERELDGSGLVLAPSLFLQRAGHVLPPARQGAHRAPVLVFPDRPGPEELTRLLGGGRAAGPQCGPDSLAALVGRTRAAALRALREGCTNAELAERLGVSAAAVSQHMAVLRAAGLVSTRRNRSHAIHTVTRLGHLLLRGEAAERHPAEQHPAEQHPTERHATERHAAEPVLRGAALPQARDRRTPAAAVAL encoded by the coding sequence GTGTCCGTGCATTCCGCGGTCCAGGACTTCCAGCAGATGGCCGTCGCACCGCACTGGGGGCGGATCCGCGCCTATCTCGGCGAGGTCCGGGACACCCTGCGGGACATCATGTGCCGTGACGGCGTGGAAGTGCTGCTGGACTCGCTGGGTCCGGGAATCCGCTGGAACGCACCGGCCTTGGAGATCGCGGGCGTACGTTCCGGAGAGAGGGAACTGGACGGCAGCGGGCTGGTGCTGGCCCCGTCCTTGTTCCTGCAGCGCGCAGGGCATGTGCTCCCGCCGGCCCGGCAGGGCGCGCACCGCGCCCCCGTCCTGGTGTTTCCCGACCGTCCGGGGCCGGAGGAGCTCACGCGGCTGCTGGGCGGCGGACGGGCAGCCGGTCCGCAGTGCGGGCCGGACAGCCTCGCCGCCCTGGTCGGGCGGACCAGAGCGGCCGCACTGCGCGCGCTGCGCGAGGGCTGCACCAACGCCGAGCTGGCCGAACGGCTGGGCGTGTCCGCGGCCGCGGTGAGCCAGCACATGGCCGTCCTGCGGGCCGCCGGCCTGGTCTCGACGCGTCGCAACCGCAGCCATGCGATCCACACCGTCACCCGTCTCGGCCACCTCCTGCTACGGGGCGAGGCGGCGGAGCGGCACCCGGCCGAGCAGCACCCGGCCGAGCAGCATCCGACCGAGAGGCATGCGACGGAACGTCACGCGGCAGAACCGGTGCTGCGCGGGGCGGCGTTGCCGCAGGCCCGGGACAGACGGACGCCCGCGGCTGCGGTGGCACTGTGA
- a CDS encoding helix-turn-helix domain-containing protein produces the protein MHYDGLGALALLAEIPQDLSRDNADVAAIARMAGSPDDLETLDAYCTTGSLRRAADLLHLHHSSVARRLDHIGTTLGIGLTEPAGLVRARLALTAWRLHGD, from the coding sequence GTGCACTACGACGGACTCGGCGCCCTCGCCCTGCTCGCCGAGATACCCCAGGACCTCTCCCGGGACAACGCCGACGTGGCCGCGATCGCCCGCATGGCCGGCAGCCCGGACGACCTGGAGACCCTCGACGCCTACTGCACCACCGGATCCCTGCGCCGGGCGGCCGACCTCCTGCACCTGCACCACAGCAGCGTCGCCCGCCGCCTCGACCACATCGGGACGACCCTGGGCATCGGACTCACCGAGCCCGCCGGCCTGGTCCGCGCCAGACTCGCCCTCACCGCATGGCGGCTGCACGGCGACTGA
- a CDS encoding mechanosensitive ion channel family protein, which yields MNRDLTLHDIIVAGIAVAAGLAVALVLRVVLRWLGVRALRTRWQGDDIIVDVLRTLAPGCAVAGGVAAAAGALPLTRQVGHVVDEVLMGAVVLIATFTAARVISGLVRSMAQSRSGVAGSATIFVNITRIAVLALGFLVMLETLGISIAPLLTALGVGGLAIALALKDTLANLFAGVHILVSKTVQPGDYIRLSSGEEGYVRDINWRITVVEQLNNNLVIIPNAKLAGTNMTNFSRPEQKLAVTVQVGVGYESDLERVERITVEVAESVMKDVDGADPDYESAVRFHTFGDSRIGFTVILGVGEFSDKYRIKHEFIKRLHQRYRAEGIRIPAPARTVSLQQAEGTTTETTIPHPRASLDQAS from the coding sequence GTGAACCGGGATCTGACACTGCATGACATCATCGTCGCCGGCATCGCCGTCGCCGCGGGCCTGGCCGTCGCCCTCGTGCTGCGAGTGGTTCTGCGCTGGCTCGGCGTGCGCGCCCTCAGAACCCGCTGGCAGGGCGACGACATCATCGTCGACGTGCTGCGCACGCTCGCACCCGGATGCGCGGTCGCGGGCGGCGTGGCGGCGGCCGCCGGAGCCCTCCCGCTCACCCGCCAGGTCGGCCACGTCGTCGACGAGGTGCTGATGGGCGCCGTCGTCCTCATCGCGACGTTCACCGCCGCCCGGGTGATCAGCGGACTGGTGCGCTCCATGGCGCAGTCCCGATCGGGCGTGGCCGGATCGGCCACGATATTCGTGAACATCACGCGCATCGCGGTCCTGGCGCTGGGCTTCCTCGTCATGCTGGAAACCCTCGGCATATCCATCGCCCCGCTGCTCACCGCCCTCGGCGTCGGCGGCCTGGCGATCGCCCTGGCCCTGAAGGACACCTTGGCCAACCTCTTCGCGGGCGTGCACATCCTCGTCTCGAAGACGGTCCAGCCGGGCGACTACATACGGCTCAGCAGCGGTGAAGAGGGCTACGTCCGCGACATCAACTGGCGCATCACGGTGGTCGAGCAGCTCAACAACAACCTGGTCATCATCCCGAACGCCAAGCTCGCCGGCACGAACATGACCAACTTCAGCAGGCCGGAACAGAAGCTGGCCGTCACGGTGCAGGTGGGCGTCGGCTACGAAAGCGACCTGGAGCGCGTCGAGCGGATCACCGTCGAGGTCGCCGAGAGCGTGATGAAGGACGTCGACGGCGCCGACCCCGACTACGAGTCCGCCGTGCGGTTCCACACGTTCGGGGACTCCCGGATCGGCTTCACCGTGATCCTCGGAGTCGGCGAGTTCAGCGACAAGTACCGGATCAAGCACGAATTCATCAAGCGCCTGCACCAGCGCTACCGCGCCGAGGGCATCCGCATCCCCGCCCCGGCACGGACCGTCTCCCTGCAGCAGGCCGAGGGGACGACCACGGAGACCACGATCCCGCACCCCCGCGCGTCCCTCGACCAGGCTTCCTGA
- a CDS encoding PP2C family protein-serine/threonine phosphatase, with the protein MRIQFLPAGPDPAGPRRALIAAPVVLIAVIMAVDLVTGPDIHLGPLLVAAPALTATFGGKRLTAFIGALAVGAQIALGFIFGRATTADHQTQTGALFLAVCFIVAFHALRERHEQALDRAWGIADAAQKVLLRPLPSRIGPLELASEYAAAEAEAQIGGDLYAAVRARDATRVMIGDCRGKGLPAVGDAALLLGAFRAAAHRFPPLPRLVAHLHNTVYWDAEEPADELAAGESFVTAAVLEIPDDRPLLHLISCGHPPPLIVRDGEVVTLAVSDPDLPFGLGTPTTEADYEPEAFAFRDGDLLLLYTDGVIEARDPHGTFYPLAERLASWNEREPQRLIQRIRQDLLAHAGGALDDDVAMVAIRRSPV; encoded by the coding sequence ATGCGCATTCAGTTCCTTCCGGCAGGACCCGACCCCGCGGGACCCCGGCGCGCGCTGATTGCCGCCCCGGTGGTGCTCATCGCCGTCATCATGGCGGTCGACCTGGTGACCGGCCCCGACATCCACCTCGGCCCCCTGCTGGTAGCCGCCCCCGCACTCACCGCGACCTTCGGCGGCAAGCGACTGACCGCCTTCATCGGCGCCTTGGCCGTGGGCGCCCAGATCGCCCTCGGGTTCATCTTCGGCCGGGCCACGACCGCCGACCACCAGACGCAGACCGGGGCCCTGTTCCTGGCCGTCTGCTTCATCGTCGCCTTCCACGCCCTGCGCGAGCGCCACGAACAGGCGCTGGACCGGGCCTGGGGAATCGCCGACGCCGCGCAGAAAGTCCTGCTCAGGCCCCTTCCCTCACGCATCGGCCCCCTGGAGCTGGCCTCGGAGTACGCGGCGGCCGAGGCCGAGGCGCAGATCGGCGGAGACCTCTACGCGGCCGTGCGTGCCCGCGACGCGACCCGCGTCATGATCGGAGACTGCCGCGGCAAGGGACTGCCCGCCGTCGGGGACGCCGCCCTGCTCCTCGGCGCCTTCCGCGCCGCCGCCCACCGCTTCCCGCCCCTCCCCCGCCTCGTCGCCCACCTGCACAACACGGTCTACTGGGACGCGGAGGAGCCCGCCGACGAGCTCGCGGCGGGCGAGAGCTTCGTGACCGCGGCCGTGCTGGAGATCCCCGACGACCGGCCCCTGCTCCACCTCATCAGCTGCGGCCATCCGCCGCCGCTGATCGTCCGCGACGGCGAGGTCGTCACCCTGGCGGTCTCCGACCCCGACCTGCCCTTCGGCCTGGGCACCCCCACGACGGAGGCCGACTACGAACCCGAGGCCTTCGCCTTCCGCGACGGCGACCTCCTCCTGCTCTACACCGACGGGGTCATCGAGGCCCGCGACCCCCACGGCACCTTCTACCCCCTCGCCGAGCGCCTGGCCTCCTGGAACGAACGCGAACCACAGCGCCTGATCCAGCGCATCCGCCAGGACCTGCTGGCCCACGCCGGCGGGGCCCTCGACGACGACGTCGCAATGGTCGCCATCCGGCGCAGCCCTGTGTGA
- a CDS encoding TetR/AcrR family transcriptional regulator, with protein sequence MESRSADPGTVRPGGRTARVRAAVLQAAGDALAEGGLSGLDLADVARRADVGRTTVYRRWGTPAALVADLLADMAEQSLPRARTGTLQGDLRTNARLVQRTLADPRQGALFKAVIAAATCNDEAASALRLFYATRVTEWEPCVREAVERGELPEGTDTREVVRAVSAPLYYRLLTTGEALDEAAADRAAAAAISAAQAGAFVTAEAPAKH encoded by the coding sequence ATGGAATCCAGGAGTGCGGATCCGGGAACCGTGCGCCCGGGCGGGCGCACCGCCCGCGTGCGAGCCGCCGTCCTGCAGGCGGCCGGAGACGCCCTGGCCGAGGGCGGGCTGTCCGGCCTCGATCTCGCCGACGTGGCGCGGCGCGCGGACGTCGGCAGGACGACCGTGTACCGCCGCTGGGGAACGCCGGCCGCCCTGGTGGCCGACCTCCTCGCGGACATGGCCGAGCAGTCCCTCCCGCGTGCCCGCACCGGCACCCTCCAGGGCGACCTGCGCACCAATGCCCGCCTCGTGCAGCGCACGCTGGCCGACCCGCGCCAGGGAGCGCTCTTCAAGGCGGTGATCGCCGCCGCGACCTGCAACGACGAAGCGGCCTCGGCCCTGCGCCTCTTCTACGCCACCCGCGTCACGGAGTGGGAGCCCTGCGTCCGGGAAGCCGTCGAGCGGGGCGAGCTGCCCGAGGGGACCGACACCCGCGAGGTCGTCCGGGCCGTCTCCGCCCCCCTCTACTACCGCCTGCTGACCACGGGCGAGGCGCTCGACGAGGCGGCGGCGGACCGTGCGGCCGCGGCTGCGATCTCAGCCGCACAGGCGGGAGCCTTCGTCACGGCTGAGGCTCCGGCCAAACACTGA